In Candidatus Cloacimonadota bacterium, a single genomic region encodes these proteins:
- a CDS encoding dihydroorotase, which translates to MMKLLKNGKVYLLDRKKFVKSDVLISGKIIKKIAENISEKSAEEYDCTGLHIFPGFVDMHCHLRDPGFTSKEDIESGSLSAAKGGFTSVCCMPNTKPAIDNISTINYVSRKARDVGKTKIFVIGAMSKGIEGKEIANIGSMVKGGVVAISDDGNCIQDTNLTLNVMRYASTFNIPIIVHPEDYSLSGKGQVNYGFMSTKLGLEGIPSLSEEMIVSREIMLAEVTNSHVHLAHLSTKRAVKMVRRAKADGINVTAEVTPHHLILTEKACDGLDTNTKMKPPLRTEEDRQALIEGLLDGTIDAVATDHAPHLDYEKELEFPKAPFGIIGFESAFPVIYTKLIKTGVMNLEQLIEKMVINPAKIINKDLGKIQEGAKADLNAIDLNESFIFTKDEILSKSKNSPFIGEKFFGKIKMTICDGKFTWKE; encoded by the coding sequence ATGATGAAATTATTAAAAAATGGAAAAGTGTATTTATTAGATAGGAAAAAATTCGTCAAATCCGATGTTTTGATCAGCGGAAAAATTATCAAGAAAATCGCAGAAAATATTTCGGAAAAATCTGCAGAAGAATATGATTGCACCGGGTTGCATATTTTTCCCGGATTCGTTGATATGCATTGTCATCTTCGTGATCCCGGATTTACAAGCAAGGAGGATATTGAAAGCGGTTCACTTTCAGCTGCAAAAGGTGGATTTACTTCTGTTTGCTGTATGCCAAATACAAAACCGGCAATTGACAATATTTCTACGATAAATTATGTAAGCAGAAAAGCACGAGATGTTGGCAAAACCAAAATTTTTGTGATAGGTGCAATGTCAAAAGGAATAGAAGGGAAAGAAATTGCAAACATTGGCTCGATGGTAAAAGGTGGCGTGGTAGCAATTAGTGATGACGGAAATTGTATTCAGGATACGAATCTTACTTTGAATGTGATGCGTTATGCTTCCACCTTCAATATCCCGATTATTGTTCATCCCGAAGATTATTCACTTTCCGGGAAAGGACAGGTAAATTATGGTTTTATGTCCACAAAACTCGGATTGGAAGGAATTCCCAGTCTTTCCGAAGAGATGATTGTCAGCCGCGAAATTATGTTGGCGGAAGTTACAAATTCACATGTTCATTTGGCACATCTTTCCACGAAACGCGCAGTGAAAATGGTTCGAAGAGCAAAAGCCGACGGCATCAATGTAACTGCGGAAGTAACTCCTCATCATCTTATTCTAACGGAAAAAGCATGCGATGGTTTGGATACGAATACAAAAATGAAACCACCACTTCGCACAGAAGAAGACAGGCAGGCACTTATTGAAGGATTATTGGACGGAACGATTGATGCGGTTGCCACTGATCATGCACCTCATCTTGATTATGAAAAAGAACTCGAATTCCCCAAAGCACCCTTCGGTATTATTGGATTTGAGAGCGCCTTCCCCGTAATTTATACAAAGCTAATCAAAACCGGTGTAATGAATCTTGAACAGTTAATTGAAAAAATGGTTATCAATCCGGCTAAGATTATCAATAAAGATCTTGGAAAAATACAAGAGGGTGCAAAAGCGGACCTTAATGCGATTGATCTTAACGAATCATTTATTTTTACAAAGGATGAAATTCTCTCAAAATCAAAAAACAGTCCTTTTATCGGTGAAAAATTTTTCGGGAAAATTAAGATGACTATTTGTGATGGAAAATTTACCTGGAAAGAATAA
- a CDS encoding aspartate carbamoyltransferase catalytic subunit — protein MINKINLTGRCLFDLDDYSPAEIETIFETTKVMKKIIQRDYKKVPTLNGKTVCTLFFEDSTRTRISFELAAKRLSADVISFAKKGSSLKKGETLQDTIYTLDAMGIDLYIIRHESPGAPALVNRYTGKPVLNAGDGPHAHPTQALLDMFSIWEKKDSLKGLKIVIVGDILHSRVVRSNLIGMKKMGAKVIVCGPRTLMPPKVDDVYGVIPEYDLNKAVQNADVIMALRMQLERQEQGLFPSLGEYSKYYGLNNRVMKYAKNDVLIMHPGPMNRGVEILPEVADSEHSIIIAQVTNGVAVRMALLFLILGGKIGREVK, from the coding sequence ATGATAAACAAAATAAATCTAACCGGGCGCTGTCTTTTTGATCTTGATGATTACTCTCCCGCGGAGATAGAAACTATCTTTGAAACCACAAAGGTTATGAAAAAGATCATTCAACGAGATTACAAAAAGGTGCCGACCTTAAATGGAAAAACTGTTTGCACTTTGTTTTTTGAGGACAGTACCAGAACAAGGATTTCATTTGAATTGGCTGCAAAAAGATTAAGTGCTGACGTAATAAGTTTTGCAAAAAAAGGCTCATCCCTCAAAAAAGGTGAAACGCTACAGGACACAATTTACACCTTGGATGCAATGGGAATTGATCTTTACATTATTCGTCACGAATCTCCGGGAGCACCTGCTTTGGTGAATAGATACACCGGCAAACCGGTCTTGAATGCCGGTGATGGTCCCCATGCTCATCCCACTCAAGCACTTCTTGATATGTTTAGTATTTGGGAAAAAAAAGATTCGTTGAAAGGATTGAAAATCGTTATTGTGGGTGATATTTTGCATTCGCGAGTTGTTCGCTCCAACTTAATCGGGATGAAAAAAATGGGTGCAAAAGTCATTGTGTGCGGTCCGCGAACTTTAATGCCACCCAAGGTCGATGATGTCTATGGCGTTATTCCGGAATATGACCTAAATAAAGCCGTTCAAAATGCGGATGTTATCATGGCTTTGCGAATGCAACTGGAAAGGCAGGAGCAGGGATTATTTCCAAGTCTGGGTGAATATTCAAAATATTACGGATTGAATAATAGGGTAATGAAATATGCAAAAAACGATGTGCTCATAATGCATCCCGGACCAATGAATCGCGGGGTGGAAATTCTTCCTGAAGTTGCCGATAGTGAGCACAGCATCATTATTGCGCAAGTTACAAACGGTGTAGCAGTCAGGATGGCGTTACTCTTCCTAATATTAGGTGGAAAAATCGGCAGAGAGGTAAAATGA
- a CDS encoding DUF1015 family protein codes for MPNIKPFKGIRPDKRYAIQVAAPPYDVINSDEARELTKNNAKSYLHVSKPEIDLPKDVNLYDKKVYQKGKENLQKFIQDGILIQDKKPCLYIYRQIMGEHEQTGIVAAASVEDYNNKIIKIHEYTRADKEKDRTTHVNTLNANTGPVFLTYHAKDSINSIVESKKANSEPLYDFTSNDRIRHTIWKLDDNEKILELQNEFKNLDCLYISDGHHRSASAANVQKIRMENNTNHTGSEEYNFFLSVIFPDEQMYIMDYNRVVVDLSENTISEFLEKLKYKFVVQEQNSHFKPDKKHLFGMYLNGKWYSLQAKENSFEKSDPVKSLDVSILYENLLKPILAIGDPRKDNRINFVGGIRGLEELEKLVNSGKYKVAFALYPTSIDDLMSVADADKVMPPKSTWFEPKLRSGLITHLL; via the coding sequence ATGCCTAATATCAAACCTTTTAAAGGAATAAGACCTGATAAAAGATATGCGATTCAGGTTGCTGCTCCACCTTATGATGTTATTAATTCGGATGAAGCCCGAGAACTCACAAAAAATAATGCCAAAAGTTATCTCCATGTTTCCAAACCGGAAATAGACTTACCAAAAGATGTAAACTTGTATGACAAAAAAGTTTATCAAAAAGGAAAAGAAAACCTCCAAAAATTTATTCAGGATGGAATTTTAATTCAGGATAAAAAACCATGTCTATATATTTACAGACAGATAATGGGTGAACATGAGCAAACAGGAATTGTGGCTGCTGCTTCCGTGGAAGATTATAATAACAAAATTATCAAAATTCATGAATACACACGTGCTGACAAAGAAAAAGATCGCACAACCCACGTGAACACTCTCAATGCAAATACCGGACCGGTTTTTCTGACTTATCATGCCAAAGATTCAATAAATTCAATTGTGGAAAGCAAAAAAGCGAATTCCGAGCCTTTATATGATTTCACGAGTAACGATAGAATCCGTCACACAATTTGGAAATTGGATGACAATGAAAAAATCTTAGAATTGCAAAATGAATTTAAAAATTTGGACTGCCTATACATTTCAGACGGTCATCATCGTTCCGCATCCGCTGCAAATGTGCAAAAGATTCGTATGGAAAATAATACCAACCATACAGGAAGCGAGGAGTACAATTTTTTCCTGAGCGTTATCTTTCCGGATGAACAGATGTATATTATGGATTACAATCGGGTTGTGGTAGATTTAAGCGAGAATACAATTTCGGAGTTTCTGGAAAAATTAAAATATAAATTTGTCGTGCAAGAGCAAAATTCTCATTTCAAACCGGATAAGAAACACCTTTTTGGAATGTACCTGAATGGAAAATGGTATTCCTTGCAAGCAAAGGAAAATTCTTTCGAGAAATCCGACCCGGTCAAATCTCTTGATGTAAGCATCCTTTACGAAAACCTGTTGAAACCAATTCTCGCTATCGGAGACCCGAGAAAAGACAATCGAATTAATTTTGTAGGGGGTATTCGTGGATTGGAAGAGCTGGAAAAATTGGTAAATTCCGGCAAATATAAAGTTGCCTTTGCGTTATATCCTACTTCTATTGATGATTTGATGAGCGTTGCTGATGCAGATAAAGTTATGCCACCTAAGTCCACCTGGTTTGAACCCAAATTGAGAAGTGGATTGATCACACATTTATTATGA